From the Cohaesibacter sp. ES.047 genome, one window contains:
- a CDS encoding methylmalonyl-CoA mutase family protein → MEDAKADERKPEKDRPWIFRTYAGHSTAKDSNALYRMNLSKGQTGLSVAFDLPTQTGYDPDHVLARGEVGKVGVPIAHIGDMRALFADIPLEQMNTSMTINATAAWLLALYIAVADEQGADRAKLSGTTQNDLIKEYLSRGTYVFPPKPSLRLTTDIIGFTYREMPKFNPMNVCSYHLQEAGATPVQELAFALSTAIAVLDAVKDSGVLSDEDFPKAVGRISFFVNAGMRFVTEICKMRAFCDLWDEICLERYGVEEERYRRFRYGVQVNSLGLTEQQPENNVYRILIEMLAVVLSKKARARAVQLPAWNEALGLPRSWDQQWSLRMQQIMAFETDLLEFGDIFDGSKEIDAKVEALKKEARAEMERIEEMGGAIPAIESSYMKQKLVEANAKRFEGIEGGEQILVGVNKYVESEPSPLATGEDNGILTVDPQVEEQAVVRIKAWREARDDAAVKAALDDLRTAAKTGANVMEPSIVCAKAGVTTGEWGQVLRDVFGEYRAPTGVGKAARSDGEELDDVRAAVNAASETLGRRLKILVGKPGLDGHSNGAEQIAVRARDSGMEVVYQGIRLTPAQIVNTALEEGVHVIGLSILSGSHLALVGDVMTQMKAAGLDDVPVVVGGIIPPDDAAILKQAGVAAVYTPKDFQLNEIMRHIASLVA, encoded by the coding sequence ATGGAAGATGCAAAAGCGGATGAGAGAAAACCGGAGAAGGATAGACCGTGGATTTTCAGGACGTATGCCGGACATTCCACAGCCAAGGATTCGAACGCGCTCTACCGGATGAACCTGTCCAAGGGCCAGACCGGGCTGTCGGTGGCCTTCGATCTTCCGACCCAGACGGGCTATGATCCCGATCATGTGCTGGCTCGGGGTGAGGTCGGGAAAGTTGGTGTTCCGATCGCCCATATCGGCGATATGCGTGCGTTGTTTGCCGACATTCCGCTTGAGCAGATGAACACGTCGATGACCATCAATGCGACAGCGGCGTGGTTGCTGGCGCTTTATATTGCGGTGGCTGATGAGCAGGGGGCAGACCGGGCCAAGCTGTCGGGCACGACGCAGAATGATCTCATCAAGGAGTATCTCTCACGCGGGACTTACGTCTTTCCGCCCAAACCGTCGTTGCGCCTGACCACTGACATCATTGGTTTCACTTATCGTGAGATGCCGAAATTCAATCCGATGAATGTCTGCTCCTATCACTTGCAGGAAGCCGGGGCGACGCCGGTGCAGGAACTGGCCTTTGCGCTGTCGACGGCCATTGCGGTCCTCGATGCAGTTAAGGACAGCGGTGTTCTGAGCGATGAGGATTTCCCCAAGGCCGTGGGGCGGATTTCCTTTTTCGTCAATGCGGGGATGCGGTTCGTGACCGAGATCTGCAAAATGCGCGCCTTTTGCGATCTGTGGGACGAGATTTGTCTTGAACGCTATGGAGTGGAGGAGGAGCGGTACCGCCGTTTCCGCTATGGTGTGCAGGTAAACTCGCTGGGTCTGACCGAACAGCAGCCGGAGAATAATGTCTACCGTATTCTGATCGAAATGCTGGCGGTTGTTCTTTCCAAGAAGGCGCGGGCAAGGGCCGTGCAGCTTCCGGCCTGGAATGAGGCGTTGGGGTTGCCGCGCTCATGGGATCAGCAATGGTCCTTGCGCATGCAGCAGATCATGGCGTTCGAGACCGACCTGCTTGAATTCGGCGACATTTTCGATGGATCGAAAGAGATCGATGCCAAGGTCGAGGCGCTCAAAAAAGAAGCGCGGGCCGAAATGGAGCGCATCGAGGAGATGGGCGGGGCCATTCCGGCGATTGAATCAAGCTACATGAAGCAGAAACTCGTCGAAGCCAATGCCAAGCGCTTTGAAGGCATCGAAGGGGGCGAGCAGATCCTTGTCGGGGTCAACAAATATGTCGAGAGCGAACCCTCGCCGCTGGCAACCGGGGAAGACAATGGCATTCTGACCGTTGATCCTCAGGTTGAAGAGCAGGCCGTCGTCCGGATCAAGGCTTGGCGGGAGGCACGCGATGATGCTGCCGTCAAGGCCGCGCTTGATGATCTGCGCACAGCGGCGAAGACCGGTGCCAATGTCATGGAGCCGTCCATTGTCTGTGCCAAGGCCGGTGTGACCACCGGTGAATGGGGGCAGGTTTTGCGCGATGTGTTCGGTGAATATCGCGCTCCGACCGGAGTGGGCAAGGCGGCCCGAAGTGATGGCGAAGAGCTGGATGACGTCAGAGCGGCGGTCAATGCCGCGTCTGAGACGCTCGGGCGGCGGCTGAAGATCCTTGTTGGCAAGCCCGGCCTTGATGGTCATTCAAACGGCGCCGAGCAGATCGCGGTCCGGGCGCGGGACAGTGGCATGGAAGTGGTCTATCAGGGGATTCGCCTGACACCGGCACAGATCGTCAACACGGCCCTTGAAGAAGGCGTGCATGTGATCGGTCTTTCCATCCTGTCAGGGTCGCATCTTGCGCTTGTCGGGGATGTGATGACCCAGATGAAAGCGGCCGGGCTCGATGATGTGCCGGTCGTCGTCGGTGGCATCATCCCGCCTGACGATGCTGCGATCCTCAAACAGGCTGGCGTTGCTGCGGTCTATACGCCCAAGGATTTCCAGCTCAACGAGATCATGCGGCATATCGCCAGTCTCGTCGCATAG
- a CDS encoding hybrid sensor histidine kinase/response regulator, whose product MVEKTDTFQHDLRTHLSAIISLTDLVKTTTDPEMSASLLDAILIAAGNAMTMLDGSAPVLGAPAHRPGMTSRTLQDFGKLATSLCKTKGIVFHLDIEEAVTAIPCPIAEPAHLHRALILLLDNALKYAKGSDITLKAARTDDKTLTLTFSDEGEGFGTTDPELLFEPYHRGVNPANVSGSGLGLWSVRNLIRATGGDIRAEKNAPRGACFRIWLPIIDFDEDNPITTPGTDFSSQERPEGWEMRILVVDDNQTNHLILDQLLKALGTAPIHATSGEEALGVLGAEPLDLAFIDIRMANMDGWELARHIRADQSLSGLPLIAISADAAPEQIVPFDHWLQRPIEPARLYDLLTRMAGTAARPQIA is encoded by the coding sequence ATGGTTGAAAAAACCGACACGTTTCAGCATGACCTCAGAACACATCTGAGCGCGATTATTTCTCTGACAGATCTGGTCAAGACCACGACGGACCCTGAAATGAGCGCCAGTCTGCTCGACGCCATCCTCATCGCCGCTGGCAACGCCATGACCATGCTGGACGGCAGCGCTCCGGTTCTGGGAGCCCCGGCACATCGGCCCGGCATGACGAGCCGAACCTTGCAGGATTTTGGCAAGCTGGCGACCAGTCTGTGCAAGACCAAAGGCATTGTCTTCCATCTGGACATTGAAGAGGCCGTCACGGCCATTCCTTGCCCGATTGCAGAGCCGGCCCACCTTCACCGCGCACTCATCCTGCTACTCGACAATGCCCTGAAATACGCCAAGGGCTCGGACATCACGCTCAAAGCGGCGCGCACGGATGACAAGACCCTCACCCTGACCTTTAGCGACGAAGGCGAAGGCTTCGGTACGACCGATCCGGAATTGCTGTTCGAGCCTTATCATCGCGGCGTAAACCCGGCCAACGTATCAGGGTCGGGCCTCGGGCTATGGAGTGTCCGCAATCTCATACGCGCGACCGGCGGCGATATTCGCGCCGAAAAGAACGCGCCGCGCGGCGCTTGTTTCCGCATCTGGTTGCCGATCATTGATTTTGATGAGGACAATCCGATCACCACGCCCGGAACTGACTTTTCTTCTCAGGAGCGCCCCGAAGGCTGGGAGATGCGCATACTGGTCGTTGATGACAACCAGACCAACCATCTCATTCTCGATCAGTTGCTCAAGGCTCTCGGTACAGCGCCGATCCATGCAACATCAGGAGAGGAAGCCCTTGGCGTGCTGGGGGCCGAACCGCTGGACCTTGCCTTCATCGATATTCGGATGGCGAACATGGATGGGTGGGAGCTTGCAAGACATATTCGTGCCGATCAATCCCTCAGCGGCCTGCCACTGATCGCAATCTCCGCCGATGCAGCGCCCGAGCAGATCGTCCCGTTCGACCATTGGCTGCAGCGCCCCATCGAACCGGCGCGGCTCTATGATCTGCTGACAAGAATGGCCGGAACAGCGGCCCGACCACAAATTGCCTAA
- a CDS encoding AEC family transporter — protein sequence MSELFQIVLPIFMLIALGYGLIMSRLIEMDAGKSISKFVFTVPLPLLMFRSMATSDIGGREPWSLWLAYFLCFFVVWVLAMLAIRYLFGRKGSVLAVAGVSAGFSNLVLLAIPVVSGVFGEDELFPLLMLISVHLPVTMTVSSILVEWYGREEGETLKLGAALLKVVKGLARNPLIIAVVGGSLWRVSGLDIPLYASLVIDRVIPVAVPLALISMGMGMRDYGLKGDILPGIVLGLIKIMVFPALFLLVTTFLVPLPAEWTAVIVLGAASPTGVNAYLLANHFGVGHRLSANTITLSVLMSLATLPFWISVARSIMEGA from the coding sequence ATGTCCGAATTGTTTCAAATCGTCCTGCCCATTTTTATGCTGATCGCCCTTGGATATGGTCTGATCATGTCTAGGCTGATCGAGATGGACGCGGGCAAGTCGATTTCCAAATTCGTCTTCACCGTTCCCCTGCCGCTTCTGATGTTCCGTTCCATGGCGACGAGCGACATCGGCGGGCGGGAGCCATGGTCCCTATGGCTCGCCTATTTCCTCTGTTTCTTTGTGGTCTGGGTGCTGGCGATGCTGGCGATCCGCTATCTGTTCGGGCGCAAAGGGAGCGTGCTGGCGGTGGCAGGCGTGTCTGCCGGCTTTTCAAATCTTGTTCTTCTGGCGATCCCGGTTGTCAGCGGTGTATTCGGTGAAGATGAGCTGTTCCCGCTTCTGATGCTCATTTCCGTGCATTTGCCGGTGACGATGACCGTCAGTTCCATACTCGTTGAATGGTATGGCCGCGAGGAAGGGGAGACACTCAAACTGGGCGCGGCTCTCTTGAAAGTGGTCAAGGGCCTTGCGCGCAATCCGCTGATCATCGCGGTGGTCGGTGGTTCGCTGTGGCGGGTGTCGGGGCTGGATATTCCTCTTTATGCGTCTCTGGTGATCGATCGCGTGATCCCTGTCGCAGTGCCGCTGGCGCTGATCTCCATGGGGATGGGTATGCGGGATTATGGCCTCAAGGGCGACATCTTGCCCGGTATCGTGCTCGGGCTGATCAAGATCATGGTCTTTCCGGCGCTGTTCCTCCTGGTCACCACGTTTCTCGTTCCGCTGCCTGCTGAATGGACCGCCGTCATTGTGCTTGGCGCGGCCAGCCCGACCGGGGTCAATGCCTATCTGCTGGCTAACCATTTCGGGGTTGGGCACCGCCTGTCGGCGAACACGATCACGCTGTCCGTATTGATGAGCCTTGCAACGCTACCGTTTTGGATCTCTGTCGCGCGCTCCATCATGGAAGGGGCATGA
- the gluQRS gene encoding tRNA glutamyl-Q(34) synthetase GluQRS, protein MQPVFRFAPSPNGALHLGHALSALLNFEAARRMGGRFLLRLEDIDTVRCTSDKIDQMLDDLRWLGLEWEDPVMRQSSRFALYAAALEKLKGKNLVYPSLASRKAIQTAVDGWQEQTGQEWPKDPDGAPHFPRALLADLEKQGTDAGWRLDMKKALACLPDQSHWSETGPLGSHYPAASNIAARPEEWGDVMLARKDCGTSYHLSVVIDDAAQGITHVVRGQDLYAATPVHRLLQDLLGLPDPIYHHHRLLTDLGGDKLSKSRGDLSLKALRQDGVTPDDIRRLIGWSDDDLMAFMPLP, encoded by the coding sequence ATGCAACCCGTTTTCCGCTTTGCCCCCAGTCCCAACGGCGCCCTTCATCTGGGGCATGCCCTTTCGGCCCTTCTCAATTTCGAGGCGGCCCGGCGTATGGGCGGACGGTTCCTGCTGCGTCTTGAGGATATCGACACGGTCCGCTGCACGAGCGACAAGATCGACCAGATGCTGGACGATCTGCGCTGGCTCGGGCTGGAGTGGGAAGACCCGGTCATGCGCCAGTCATCGCGCTTCGCGCTCTATGCGGCGGCGCTTGAAAAGCTCAAGGGCAAAAACCTTGTCTATCCCTCCCTTGCCAGCCGCAAGGCTATTCAAACCGCGGTGGACGGATGGCAAGAGCAGACCGGGCAGGAATGGCCCAAAGACCCTGACGGTGCTCCGCATTTCCCGCGCGCCCTGCTCGCAGACCTCGAAAAGCAGGGCACCGACGCCGGATGGCGTCTTGATATGAAAAAGGCGCTCGCATGTCTGCCCGATCAGAGCCATTGGTCGGAGACCGGACCGCTCGGCTCCCATTACCCCGCTGCGAGTAACATCGCCGCCAGACCAGAGGAATGGGGCGACGTCATGCTCGCCCGCAAGGACTGTGGCACCAGTTATCACCTGTCGGTTGTCATCGATGACGCCGCGCAAGGCATCACCCATGTCGTCCGCGGACAGGACCTCTATGCCGCCACCCCGGTCCATCGCCTGCTGCAGGATCTTCTGGGCCTGCCCGATCCGATCTATCATCACCACCGGCTCTTGACGGATCTGGGCGGTGACAAACTGTCAAAATCAAGGGGCGACCTCAGTTTGAAAGCGTTGCGTCAGGATGGTGTCACGCCGGATGATATCCGCCGCCTCATCGGTTGGAGTGATGACGACCTCATGGCCTTCATGCCCCTTCCATGA
- a CDS encoding DNA-3-methyladenine glycosylase encodes MKRLTCQADLDASLERLQVLDPRLVPHVAACQPIALRQRPAGLAGLIQIVLAQQVSVASAQAIWSRFEAAFPGCEVDALASADEEALRACSLSRPKIKTVMKLAGAIRAGFDLDGLADLPEDEAHKKLVGLHGIGPWTAEIYLLFCLGSADVFPAGDLALQVAVAHVLGLDQRPSEKQLANLASELWSPERGAAAHLFWAIYRDLKAGRDGVL; translated from the coding sequence ATGAAGCGATTGACCTGTCAGGCCGATCTTGATGCCTCGCTTGAGCGGCTTCAGGTGCTCGATCCCAGACTTGTGCCCCATGTCGCGGCCTGCCAACCGATTGCCTTGCGACAACGGCCCGCCGGTCTTGCCGGTCTGATTCAGATCGTGCTTGCGCAGCAGGTCTCGGTCGCTTCCGCGCAGGCGATCTGGTCGCGGTTCGAGGCGGCTTTCCCGGGATGCGAGGTCGATGCGTTGGCTAGCGCTGATGAAGAGGCATTGAGAGCCTGTTCCCTGTCGCGGCCAAAGATCAAAACGGTTATGAAACTGGCTGGTGCAATCCGCGCTGGGTTTGATCTTGATGGACTGGCCGATCTGCCTGAGGATGAGGCGCACAAAAAGCTCGTCGGCCTTCATGGTATCGGGCCATGGACCGCCGAGATTTATCTGCTCTTTTGTCTTGGATCGGCAGATGTTTTCCCTGCGGGGGATCTGGCGCTGCAGGTGGCCGTTGCCCATGTGCTTGGACTTGACCAAAGGCCAAGCGAGAAGCAGCTTGCTAATCTTGCCAGCGAACTTTGGTCGCCAGAGCGCGGAGCTGCCGCGCATCTGTTCTGGGCGATCTATCGTGATCTCAAGGCTGGCCGGGACGGGGTGCTGTGA
- a CDS encoding disulfide bond formation protein B yields the protein MNLTAPIGRTQSLAVLLLLLGALFNALSSLGFQHIGGFQPCQLCYIQRYVHYSMIPASLVLLGLIWQGAPAWLTRVAFLALFALLGYGWAVGIYQAGAEWEFWLGPNDCANTVTISNNASSLFESLGQTKLIRCDVAQLRILGLSFGGWNVVISTVLMAIALGGALLGKDAIDPIIKRIPLIGLLTSAISKD from the coding sequence ATGAACCTCACCGCGCCGATTGGCAGAACCCAGTCCCTTGCTGTCCTGCTCCTTCTACTCGGTGCCCTGTTCAATGCGCTCAGTTCTCTGGGGTTCCAGCACATCGGCGGGTTCCAGCCTTGCCAGCTGTGCTACATCCAGCGCTATGTCCATTATTCCATGATCCCCGCTTCGCTCGTCTTGCTTGGGCTGATCTGGCAAGGCGCGCCTGCTTGGCTCACCCGCGTGGCTTTTCTGGCCCTGTTTGCCCTCTTGGGGTATGGCTGGGCTGTTGGCATCTATCAGGCGGGAGCGGAGTGGGAGTTCTGGCTTGGCCCCAATGACTGCGCCAACACGGTCACCATCAGCAATAACGCGAGTTCACTGTTTGAAAGCCTTGGCCAGACCAAGCTGATCCGCTGCGATGTGGCTCAATTGCGCATTCTGGGCCTGTCTTTTGGCGGCTGGAATGTGGTGATTTCCACCGTGCTCATGGCCATTGCCCTTGGCGGCGCCTTGCTTGGCAAGGATGCCATTGACCCGATCATCAAGCGCATTCCTTTGATTGGTCTTCTAACCTCGGCCATCAGCAAAGACTGA
- a CDS encoding YqaA family protein: MLRKLYDWTMSLASGPRAPWALSAVSFIESSVFPIPPDALLVPMVIARRDRAWFYATLCTIGSIIGGLLGYAIGAFLFDQLAQPILSFYGYADEFASFTERYNDWGVWIVLIAGLTPFPYKVITIASGATGLSLPIFIVASIVARGCRFFIVAALLYWLGPPIKEFIEKRLGLVFTIGLVLLIGGFVAAKYLIPH; encoded by the coding sequence ATGCTTCGAAAACTGTATGACTGGACCATGAGCCTTGCGTCCGGCCCCCGAGCGCCATGGGCGCTCAGCGCCGTGTCTTTCATCGAAAGCTCGGTCTTTCCGATCCCACCCGATGCGCTTCTTGTACCGATGGTCATTGCGCGACGGGACCGCGCCTGGTTCTACGCAACACTCTGCACCATTGGCTCGATCATCGGCGGCCTTTTGGGCTATGCCATCGGTGCATTTCTGTTTGATCAGCTCGCCCAGCCGATCCTGTCCTTCTATGGCTATGCAGACGAGTTTGCCTCCTTTACCGAACGCTACAACGATTGGGGTGTATGGATCGTTCTCATCGCCGGTCTGACGCCCTTCCCCTACAAGGTTATCACCATAGCCTCCGGCGCAACGGGCCTGTCGCTGCCGATCTTTATCGTCGCATCCATCGTCGCGCGCGGCTGCCGGTTCTTCATCGTCGCGGCCCTTCTTTATTGGCTCGGCCCACCGATCAAGGAATTCATCGAAAAGCGTCTCGGCCTTGTCTTTACAATCGGCCTGGTGCTGCTGATCGGCGGCTTTGTTGCGGCAAAGTACCTCATTCCGCACTGA
- a CDS encoding substrate-binding protein — translation MSKLLISRRGLIKSSALVGAGLAMPTIFTSRASAYTNEPTGSTVTLGFNVPQTGPYADEGADELLAQKLAVEHLNGEGDGGCLNTFTSKALKGNGILGKKVEFVTGDTQTKSDAARASARSMIEKDGAVMINGGSSSGVAVAVQGLCQEAGVIFMAGLTHSNDTTGKDRKANGFRHFFNAYMSAAALAPILAKELGTDRNAYHLTADYTWGWTQQESMQAATEAMGWNTVNNVLTPLATTDFSSYIAPVINAGADVLVLNHYGGNMVNSLTNAVQFGLLDKMVNGKDFKIIVPLYSELMAAGAGDNIKGVLGSMNYNWQLENEGSKAFVKSFGEKYGRPPSNSAQTCYAQVLLYADACERAGTFNPCGVGEALEGFEFDGLGNGKTMYRADDHQCFKDVLVVRGAQNPTTAYDTLEIVEVTPVDQVTYAPDHAMFGGAEASLGKCNAGA, via the coding sequence ATGAGCAAACTATTGATCTCGCGTCGCGGTTTGATCAAGTCCAGCGCTTTAGTGGGCGCAGGCTTGGCGATGCCGACAATTTTCACAAGTCGCGCAAGCGCATATACAAATGAACCCACAGGCTCAACTGTGACGCTTGGTTTTAACGTGCCACAGACCGGCCCCTACGCCGACGAGGGTGCTGACGAACTTCTGGCACAGAAGCTCGCTGTTGAGCACCTCAATGGTGAGGGAGACGGCGGCTGCCTGAATACCTTTACCTCCAAGGCGCTCAAGGGCAACGGCATCCTGGGCAAGAAGGTTGAATTCGTAACCGGTGATACCCAGACCAAATCGGACGCAGCCCGCGCATCGGCCAGATCGATGATCGAAAAAGACGGTGCCGTCATGATCAACGGTGGATCGTCCTCGGGCGTGGCTGTGGCAGTTCAGGGCCTGTGTCAGGAAGCTGGCGTGATCTTCATGGCCGGTCTGACGCACTCCAACGACACCACCGGCAAGGACCGGAAAGCCAACGGCTTCCGTCACTTCTTCAATGCCTATATGTCTGCTGCTGCGCTTGCACCGATTCTGGCCAAGGAACTGGGCACGGATCGCAATGCCTACCACCTGACTGCCGATTACACCTGGGGCTGGACCCAGCAGGAATCCATGCAGGCGGCAACCGAGGCCATGGGCTGGAACACCGTGAACAACGTTCTGACGCCGCTGGCAACGACGGACTTCTCGTCCTACATCGCGCCGGTGATCAACGCAGGCGCAGACGTTCTGGTCCTCAACCATTACGGCGGCAACATGGTCAACTCGCTGACCAACGCGGTTCAGTTCGGCCTGCTCGATAAAATGGTCAATGGCAAAGACTTCAAGATCATCGTGCCGCTTTATTCCGAGTTGATGGCTGCCGGTGCTGGCGACAACATCAAGGGCGTGCTGGGGTCGATGAACTATAACTGGCAGCTTGAGAATGAAGGTTCCAAGGCTTTCGTGAAGTCCTTCGGTGAGAAATACGGTCGTCCGCCGTCCAACTCTGCCCAGACCTGCTACGCCCAGGTTCTGCTGTATGCAGATGCTTGTGAGCGTGCCGGTACGTTCAATCCTTGCGGTGTTGGCGAAGCGCTTGAAGGCTTCGAGTTCGACGGTCTTGGCAATGGCAAGACCATGTATCGTGCAGATGATCATCAGTGCTTCAAGGATGTGCTGGTTGTGCGCGGTGCGCAGAACCCGACCACGGCCTATGACACGCTGGAAATCGTTGAAGTCACTCCGGTTGATCAGGTCACCTACGCTCCGGACCACGCCATGTTCGGTGGCGCAGAGGCGTCGCTCGGCAAGTGTAACGCCGGCGCATAA
- a CDS encoding branched-chain amino acid ABC transporter permease, whose translation MDAIILQILNGLDKGSAYALIALGLTLIFGTLGVVNFAHGALFMLGSFCAVTLQRILSLSFTVEDPSRKDFLGNPLKVDTPYVVDWFGDVTGNAIINWSVPLAILFAIPIMLFIGYAMERGLIKHFYKRPHADQILVTFGLAIVIQEIVKYFYGANPIPTPAPDVFKGSLDFGVMIGFAENTIIYPYWRLVYFLFSALIISAVFAFLRFTTFGMVVRAGMADRETVGLLGINIDKRFTIMFGVAAAVAGLAGVMYAPINSPNYHMGMDFLVLSFVVVVVGGMGSLPGAVLAGFLLGVLESFASMNEVKSIIPGIDQIIIYLVAIIILLTRPRGLLGRRGVMED comes from the coding sequence ATGGACGCAATCATTCTTCAGATCCTCAACGGTCTAGACAAAGGCAGTGCCTATGCTCTGATCGCATTGGGACTGACACTCATCTTCGGCACTCTCGGCGTGGTCAACTTCGCTCATGGTGCCCTGTTCATGCTCGGCTCCTTTTGTGCCGTGACGCTTCAGAGAATCTTATCCCTGTCCTTCACAGTGGAAGATCCGTCGCGAAAGGACTTTCTGGGAAACCCGCTAAAGGTAGATACGCCCTATGTGGTCGACTGGTTCGGCGATGTGACTGGCAATGCCATTATCAACTGGTCGGTGCCTCTGGCGATCCTGTTTGCGATCCCGATCATGCTGTTTATCGGCTATGCGATGGAACGCGGGCTGATCAAGCATTTCTACAAGCGTCCCCACGCGGACCAGATTCTGGTGACCTTTGGCCTCGCCATCGTCATTCAGGAAATCGTCAAATATTTCTATGGGGCTAACCCGATCCCGACGCCTGCCCCCGACGTGTTCAAGGGGTCGCTCGATTTCGGGGTCATGATCGGCTTCGCCGAGAATACAATCATCTATCCCTATTGGCGTCTGGTCTATTTCCTGTTTTCCGCTTTGATCATCAGCGCGGTGTTTGCATTCCTGCGGTTTACCACATTCGGCATGGTCGTAAGGGCCGGTATGGCTGATCGTGAAACGGTTGGTCTTCTGGGCATCAACATCGACAAGCGCTTTACCATCATGTTTGGCGTTGCTGCCGCGGTGGCCGGGCTTGCGGGCGTGATGTATGCGCCGATCAATTCGCCCAACTATCACATGGGCATGGACTTCCTGGTGTTGTCCTTCGTTGTTGTTGTGGTCGGCGGCATGGGGTCTCTGCCCGGTGCCGTGCTGGCCGGGTTCCTGCTTGGGGTTCTGGAGAGCTTTGCCTCGATGAACGAGGTCAAGTCGATCATTCCGGGCATCGACCAAATCATCATCTATCTTGTTGCAATCATCATCCTTTTGACCCGCCCACGCGGTCTCTTGGGTCGCAGAGGCGTGATGGAGGATTAA
- a CDS encoding branched-chain amino acid ABC transporter permease, with the protein MLGLSKKDTTFLLIVMFLTLATPILLQPFPENSALAQFNAGYPDLMQRFAIYGIFAIGFNILFGLTGYLSFGHAAFLGVGSYSVVWMYKLLSYNVLPGLLLAVLMSALFALLIGYISLRRSGIYFSILTLAMAQMSFNLAYSVLTPLTNGETGLQVYTGDPQVLMGQDSLTSPHFFGIVMHESVKVDIAGWQFTFSNGYYFCAIIAILVFYISLRIFRSPFGMMLRAIKTNQTRMNYTGLNPRPYTLAAFVISGMYAGLAGGLLAAMDPLAGAERMQWTASGEVVLMTILGGAGTLMGPVLGAGFIKYFENIFSKINDNILHGWFAALPDGLEDALVFLMHPFIGKGWHLTLGLLFMLVVIFLPGGLIEGGQRVRHWFKREKKSETPPKDPDHHPKPSPHVA; encoded by the coding sequence ATGCTGGGTTTGAGTAAGAAAGACACGACCTTTCTCCTGATCGTTATGTTTCTGACATTGGCGACACCGATATTGCTGCAGCCGTTCCCCGAGAATTCGGCACTGGCGCAGTTCAATGCTGGCTATCCCGATCTGATGCAGCGGTTTGCCATCTACGGCATCTTCGCGATCGGGTTCAATATTCTGTTCGGCCTGACCGGCTATCTCTCGTTCGGTCATGCTGCCTTTCTGGGCGTCGGATCCTATTCCGTCGTCTGGATGTACAAGCTGTTGAGCTACAACGTGCTGCCGGGGCTGTTGCTTGCGGTTCTGATGTCTGCGCTGTTTGCCTTGTTGATCGGTTACATTTCCCTGCGTAGATCGGGCATTTATTTCTCGATCCTGACGCTCGCCATGGCGCAGATGTCGTTCAACCTAGCCTATTCGGTGCTGACGCCCCTGACAAACGGGGAAACCGGGCTTCAGGTTTACACGGGCGATCCGCAAGTCTTGATGGGTCAAGACAGTCTGACCTCGCCCCACTTCTTCGGCATTGTGATGCACGAATCGGTGAAGGTGGATATCGCGGGCTGGCAGTTCACCTTCAGCAATGGCTACTATTTCTGTGCCATCATCGCGATTCTGGTGTTTTACATTTCCCTCAGGATCTTCCGTTCGCCCTTTGGCATGATGCTGCGTGCGATCAAGACCAACCAGACCCGTATGAACTATACCGGCCTCAATCCTCGTCCCTATACGCTGGCGGCTTTCGTGATTTCGGGTATGTATGCCGGTCTCGCCGGTGGCCTTCTGGCTGCGATGGATCCTCTGGCCGGGGCGGAACGCATGCAATGGACCGCGTCGGGTGAAGTGGTTCTGATGACCATTCTGGGCGGTGCCGGAACCTTGATGGGACCGGTGCTGGGCGCAGGCTTCATCAAGTATTTCGAGAATATCTTCTCGAAGATCAACGACAATATCCTGCACGGCTGGTTTGCGGCATTGCCCGATGGGCTTGAGGACGCGCTTGTCTTCCTGATGCATCCCTTCATCGGCAAGGGCTGGCACCTGACTTTGGGCCTTCTGTTCATGCTCGTGGTCATCTTCCTGCCTGGCGGCCTCATTGAAGGCGGGCAACGCGTACGGCATTGGTTCAAACGCGAGAAGAAGTCAGAGACACCGCCCAAGGATCCTGATCATCACCCCAAACCGAGCCCTCATGTGGCCTGA